The Zea mays cultivar B73 chromosome 7, Zm-B73-REFERENCE-NAM-5.0, whole genome shotgun sequence DNA segment TCTGGCTGATGAGTGAGACACGCGAAGCACTGAGGCTGACAGGGTGGTCCCAGTTGTCGGTGCCGCTCCCCCGGTCACGCGCGCGCTGAAGTCTTCCGGGAAGAAGGCACTGACCCACCGGGCCCGCAAGGCAATGGCGTTGGACGGAGCTGGCGCGCTCGTTTGAGAGACTGACATGCCGAGCCCGCTTGTCGGCGCAACATCCTAGCTAGGCCGCGCAAAGGGGAAGGTAAGTTGGGCCGAAAGCGAGGAATTGAGCCTAAGCGcgattttccttttttttttcttttcctttttctttttcttttcagttttcttttctttttatttttaaatCTAAAATTTGAATCCAAATTTTATTGTGAATTTATCACTTAGGTTAAATGTACAAATCAAGATACTAGCATGAAGAGATACCTTTATTTATATTCTTCTTCATAGTGTATATTGTTTCATTTtcctctcttttctttctctgtcATTCTCAATGGTGGACCCCATTAATTGCAATAGTAAGAAAGGATCGATGCTCCCAGGGTAAGAGTCAACACGTACAACTCCACCACAAAAACTCATCACCACTATATCCCCCACCAGTTGAAGGATCGGTGATTAATGTGATTAATGAGCACTAGAAGATCACCCTCTTTAACAATATATACAACCGCTTGTACGCAACCTAGCCGAGAGGAGTAGATAATATAATACTGTGATGCATAAAGTGGACAATGAGAGTTTCTACAACGAAGCTGAATAAATCGATTTTAGGCTAAAGTACATGTGCCAAGTTCTTTGTCATCGGTTCAAGTGGTACATGAAGGATAGTGACAAATAACTCAAGTGATGAGAGCAAAAGATCTTATCTTAACTTGAATAGCGATCATATTTTCATCACCAAAAAGTATGGACGCACCACATTTTATACGATAGGACAAGAGCTCAACGAAGGGGAATAACCTAGCAAAGTAGTATCGAGTCACCGTATCAGTAGAAAGGAATATTATATTAAATAATCTCTAAAAGGCTAGTAAGAGTACTCAAACTAAATTATCTGAGCAATTTAATAAATTGTCCATCGATGTGTTTCATATCGACTAAAAGTCTATAAAAAAGCCACTGACGCCGAACTGGCAGGCTGAGAATAAAGAATATACACCGAAACATTTGGGGTAGGCTGAGAATAAAGAATATACACCGAAACATTTGGGGTAGATAAGGGCTGACAGGGTACATAAGTCTCGGTGCCACCCTTAACAAATTCATACTACAGCCATGAACCTAACTCAGGATTAATCCAGTCCTACAAATTATGCTCTGTAAGCAGGGCAATAAGCTTCAGGTTATCAAGATCATAACATACTGAATATTAAAAGATCTAGTTCTCGCGGTGGCCAAAGAAGAGATATAGGGCTCTTTTTTGCTGATTCTAGCCACCAGAAGTTGTTGTGTGCTGTCAAACCCGCTTATATGAGAATCACGATGATAAAAATCGTCCAAAATCAATATAAACACATATCAGCCGATTCGTCGTCGCGATATGAGGAATTCGTTACTTCCAAGATCCCAAACTATATGAATTCATTATCTTTCTCCGCATGTAATCCCCACGATACTTAGGTTCTCTCCACAGACATATTCTCCAAAAAAACTCGTCAGAAAGAAGCTAAAACAAGAGGGCCCTATATAGCTCTTGCAGTGGCTAAAGGAAGAATTTTGCATGCGATCATATAGATATCGGCAAAGACTGTTCATGAAGGGATAAAACACTTCCGCCTAGCACCTGTTGATGGACAGAAAGCCTAGGTGTAACCCTATCCCTCCAACTAAGCATATAGCACTTTTTAGAAACACAGATGGCAGTCAAGATACACCAATATATATATGCAAAATAACTCGTTTCAAATGTATATCATACAACACAATCTGGATGATGAATCGGCACTCAATCATTCATCAGGATTTAGCGATCCATAGCATTATAATTGCCAGCCTGAGCTTGAGATGGAGAAAAATATCTAGTTGTTTGAGATGATTAATTTCCCAGTACTTGGTATCACCTATCACACAACATTAAAAGACCAAAAATATGCAAATAATATCACTGAACAGATAATTCTAGCATTCTAAAATCTGCCATGACGACAGCAGAAAGTAGCTTTGCCAGGAGACCAAATTCATTGATTATGAAGCAAATCCAGGCAACAAAACAACATGTTACATGTTAGCTAATAAGTGGCAAAGATGAGAAACATTTCACGAAAACATAGCATATATTGGGAGCATGAATGCATGACCAGTATTTTTTGTGGCAAGAGGGACCAACTGGCAAGCCTTGCCTTGCAGTCCCTAAATCAAGATGGATTGCAGCATGAAATGTTGTAATATGAAGTTAATAGCTCAATAGGAGACTTCGGAAAGTCGTCCTAGACATGTCAAAATCCTAACAAAGGTCCCAATGATTCTATACAAGCATCCTCCAACATACTAATGTGTGCAATCAGCACAGTAGGAAAGAAATTCGCTCTACAAGCACCTACATTATATTGATCATTAAACTCTGGCAAACACTACAACTCATGCATAATGCTGTAAAGACACAATGTTACCTCAAAAATCTCATACAAGGATACCCCAAAAGCTGATTGTTCAAATACCACAAAAGCAGAGCCTAGCATCAATTTGCATAGAATTGAATTAATTGGCATGGAGAATGAATAACACAATATGCTATATAACCTAAGCCATCACTCCATAAAAAAACATGTCCCTTAAAAATAAAAGCAGTTACTATAGGGCCTAATCCAATTCTTTATAAGGTCCATCTCAATAAACTTGGCAGCTAGCTGGTTCCATCAATGTATGAAAAAAGTTCTAATACTAGTTATCTTATGCAGTATTATTGAGGGGGAAGGCTAACTGAACGCATAATATTAAAAAATCCTTGTCAATGTATCAATTATTGAATCATCAACACATAATAGACTCGACGTATAGTTCAGACATACAGTAATACACCAACATGTTATATTGTTACACATATTAAGCATCATATTTCAAATGTTTCCAACTTATGAGAAGACAACAGACCAGCTGATGACTACAGGAACTCGATAACATCATCGAATATGAATTACCAATTCAATGCTCCTCTTTAGCTCCTCTTGTGGTCCCTATTCTTCCGTGATCGCTTTGCTCCCCGGTGGTCATGTCGCTCATCCTCATCTAGCCCACTGTTTTCTGACTGGCAATGCCTCCTCCGCCTGCTGGATTGCTTCTTGTCATGTGCAGAATCACTGTCACCATTGTCACAGTCAGATGCATCCCTCCAGTGATGGCTCCGCTGGTGACGTTGATGCCTCCTTTCTTCACCTCCAGATACATCCTTCTCATCCAACGTGTCGTCACTCCTGCGGTGGCTCCTCCTCTTCCTGTCCTTCCTGCTCTTCCTGTGCCTCTGTCTATCTGAATCAGTGTCATCGCTGCTAGCCTCATCAGATCTTTCATGCTTCTTCGATCTGCCGGACATCTTCTTCCTGTCCCGGCCTCTTCTGCCTTCATCCTCCTCACTATCATCACTCCTACTCCTTGTGTGCTTTGATTTTCTCTTGCTGCTGCTGTTCCTATGGTGGTGGCTGGACGACTTCTTTTCCTTCCTGGGCCACCTTGCTCCATTCCTGGAGCGCTCGCGCTGAGCAATTATCTTCTCCAGCTCAGGGTCGATGTCTGAATCAGAGGAATCGCTGTCCTCGTCCTCTTCCACATCATCAGAAGCATCATCTGCATCCCCACCGGCAGCAGCTTTCTTTTTTATCTCGTCGAACTTGGCTTGCGCGGCCGCCTGTGCAGCGGCCTGGGCGTCGGCGTCGTCCAGGTCCAGGTCCTTGACGGAGAGGAAGTTGCGGCACTGGAAAGTGAGGTGGCCAACGCGGCCGCACTTCTTGCAGGCGCCGCGTGTCTCATCGGAGTTGGAGCCTGTGATGCGGGCGAGCGCGAGAAGGCCCTGGAAGCTGGTGTAGGCGTTGCCATCGCCCGAGCCGGATCCGGAAGCTGCGGCGGCGCTGGCGGCTGCGTTGGCGTCGTTGGCAGCTGCGGCGGCGGCGTTGGCGGAGACGGAGGACGAAGGCCGCCCCGGCTGTTGCTTGTCGTTCTCGGGCGCGTAGGGGTCGTATCCGATGGCGCTCTGCCAGATGCCGTGAGTCTGCAACGCCGCGCTGCTGTGCACGCGGTTGTTTGCGGGCATGCGGACGCGCCCCGCCGTCGCCGGCATCTTGGATCGCCGCCGGTTGCGCTCGGTTGAGGGGTAGAGTTAGGGTTTGTTGGGAGGGTGGACGGGGATTGGGGATCAGGGATTGATTTCAGCTGGATTGGGGAACGCGTCGAAAGGTCGAAAGTCGAACCGGAAAAGGAAGGGTAGGCGCGACAGGAATTTCTTTACCATCTTATACTAGTCGGTTGACCGTGCATTGCGACGGATTACAACAATACTCatataaactatccaccaaaaaattCAATTTTTTTTATTGACTATCTtcgctctccgtataatatttttttttgATTTTGCTAACTGATGTATTATTTACTCCATCCAACatatcttggtacaacacgaccaacaAAGTGAGCGATTAAAAgaaagttcacaacgactgactgaatgaacagagattataaaatgacataattccatcatacaggaccaaataagagaaaattTATAAGCTCAAGTttttaaaataagtcacatgaactcaaacttataaaaaagataaatcaaaatatagagtgattgctaatgtcaggcatcaataaaaactgaatGCGCTCCatgtaaattatgctacttcgtaataATTACTAATATTCAAcataacaaataacctttcatttttaaTGTTAGTCTgataaatcattgttgctccgtctaattcagcaacctcaaacaccatagaGTCCATTACGCTAatatggtctcagaaacgacctaatgcttgcaagagccaagaacgtcgttccgtgcttgggttgtagcctcggcccgtattgCTAGTCCGGCCcggcacgattatattttttattttacaaaaacgtatatacatatacataatttatatttaatattcaAAACATCTTggtatgatgttctactggtttgaCAGCTTTACCTAGTGTCTCCCGTCCTTCTTTCATCAGGGCATGGattcgaaccccacctcctgcaccgttttttaacattttacgtccatttaatcaaatgggtcgaCGGGGTAACGGGCTGGCCCAGCACAgtcagcaggccggcatgacgtgcctgggccagagttgtggcccgcggacgtctggcccgtgccgggccgttgtttggccatctataggcatgcgacggattaatttgaaatagttgtaaggggttatttgtaaaaaaaatgaCACGGGACGACATTTTACGCccatttaatcaaatgggtcgaCGGGCTAACGGGTTGGCCCAGCACAGTGAGTAGGCCAGCATGACGtgcctgggccagagttgtggcccgcgggTGTCTGGCCCGTGCTGGGCcgtcatttggccatctataggcgtgcggtcggtggattaatttgaaataaccgTAAATGGTTATTTATAAAAAAATGGCGCGTGACGactttgaaactggtgctttaagtatagtatagactaAGTAGTCGTGCGTTACGACGACATATAAATTATTAAATATTTGATAAAATATTAGagtacaacgattacataaaaatAAAGTATATGGATTTATACAACAACCATATGACTTTCAGAAGATCAAAGACCCACAACACTTGTTGTTAATGCTAACACATTTTCACATTTCTAGCAGGTAGCATGGACGTACCCCACAAGTAAAAAATCTGGAAGCCTGCACTCTGTGACTATGAAAAGGAACAAACAAAAAGGATGTGAGGTTCACCACATTTTATCTTCCAGACAAGACCAAGGGGCTGACATTAGATACCTCCCTTTCTAATGGCGTCATTGGTGTCAGAAACCTTGGTTGGTGAGCGGTCATGAACTCCGCGATGTCTTCCATGACGTCTTCCAATAAGAACAATATTTTCATCTTTGTCTATGGAGGAACTCTCCTCGTACGACCAGTCTCATTCTTTTTGAAAAATCAAATAAGTACCCATTATTCCTTACCTAATATAATCACAACATTGTTCAAACTATTCCTACATAAGAAAGTAGAGAATCAAATGCAGTACCAATTTACAAGAAACTGTTGTTCATTTGGGGTTTTCCCCTTATTTAAAAAAAATATGGTCAGCCGGACTGGGCCACTACAA contains these protein-coding regions:
- the LOC100282940 gene encoding CAX-interacting protein 4 isoform X1; the encoded protein is MPATAGRVRMPANNRVHSSAALQTHGIWQSAIGYDPYAPENDKQQPGRPSSSVSANAAAAAANDANAAASAAAASGSGSGDGNAYTSFQGLLALARITGSNSDETRGACKKCGRVGHLTFQCRNFLSVKDLDLDDADAQAAAQAAAQAKFDEIKKKAAAGGDADDASDDVEEDEDSDSSDSDIDPELEKIIAQRERSRNGARWPRKEKKSSSHHHRNSSSKRKSKHTRSRSDDSEEDEGRRGRDRKKMSGRSKKHERSDEASSDDTDSDRQRHRKSRKDRKRRSHRRSDDTLDEKDVSGGEERRHQRHQRSHHWRDASDCDNGDSDSAHDKKQSSRRRRHCQSENSGLDEDERHDHRGAKRSRKNRDHKRS